TGGTTAGCCGGTCATAATATTTTCGGTTACTGTTGATCCCTGAAATAGTGAGGAAACGGGTAATGCTGCGGGAGTAAACTGACAGGACACAGGTGCAGATAAGCGCCGGGTGGAGGGGTAAACAAACTCATACTATGAACGAGTGAAACCCGCTACCATAGGGCTAAAGATAACAAAAAAACAGTTAAGGGGAAGCGATATTACTCCCCTATATAGAAAGTGGAAATCATTGCTTTCAAATACCTACATTCAAAAAAATACATTGGAGACACCTGGCCTCTAATAATACCACTGTGGCCCTCAATCGCCAATCCGTCCATTACGCTGTTGGTACAGTTATCCACCACAGCTGTGCTCACAAGAACTGGAGCAAAAACAGGGGAACTTGCTCCCGCTTTAAACCCAAAGTATTTCTACATTTATGACTAATTTAGATTGTCGAATTTCCCCTGTGACGATATACATCCAAAAACAAGAGTCTGGACAAATTGAATAGCAATTATTGGATTCGGAATGTGTTGGATTTAGAATTGCTTTGTCTGCCTCATAAAAAAATCTTCTATATGTCTACAAGCCGCAAAGAATTTATTCGCAATTCATTTCTGCTCGCCGGAGCGGCAGGGTTCAATATACCATTGCCATCGGAGTTAAACGAGAAAAGATTGTCCAATGCAGAGGGTGACCGGCTGGTTCTATTGGGCACTCACGGCGGCCCTTTCATTCGCTCTTATATGCAAACCCCTTCCGCTAACCTTACTGTATATAAAAACATCCCCTTTGTCATTGATACTGGGTATGGCACAACATTTAAACTGAAAGAAGCCAGTATCAATTTGTCAACGTTGAAATATATTTTCATTACACATCTCCATTCCGACCACTATCTTGACCTTGGCCCGTTATTATACAATGCCTGGATAGCAGGGTTAGCCGAACCAATAAATGTTTACGCACCTGCTGGTATACGTCCTTTGCTGAACGCTTATTGGGAATCGAACCGCTTTGATATTGACGCAAGAATTAAAGACGAAGGACGGCCAGACATAAGAAATCTTGTAATAGCCCATGAGATTGCAGAAGGCATACAGATAGCACACCCGGATTTTGAAATCAGTGCTATAAAAAACATACACCCTCCTATTGATGCCAGTTATGCATTCAAATTTAAACTCGGCAAAAAGATCATTGTTTTTTCGGGAGATACAGCCTATCATCCGGCGTTAGCAACTTTTGCTTCCGGGGCCGACTATCTTATTCATGAAGTGATGTATGGTCCTGCTGTTGATGAAATGGCCAAGAGACGCCCCAATGCTACTAAATTAATTGCGAGCATCAAATCGCATCATACATCAGCAGAAGATGCTGGCCGTATAGCTAAAGCAGCGAATGTAAAAACGCTTATTCTAAATCACTTTGTTCCTCCTGATGACAAATCGCTAAACAGCCAGGTTTGGATTGATGCAGTGCGCAATACTTTTACGGGGGTTATTATTGTTGGAAAGGACCTGCAGCAATTTAATTTCTAAATAAATCCATGGTCAGGTTTTCGTTTACTGGTAGCCGTTACTTCCCGATACAAAAGTCCCTGCGTGCTTAACAATATATCCTTTAAATTTGCTGAATATGCGGAACAGTACCTCCTTTCTTTACAAACTCAGGCAAAACGACAAACTTCCGATCCGGATCGTTTCTCCTGAGTTCGGCCACCTGTCACCATTGGAGGCAGCTGACTACGATGCTCCGCGGCACACGCCGTACTACCTTTTCCTGTTTATGCTGGTTGGACGTAGTGGGCACAACATAGATTTGCAGCAGTATGAAGCAGGCGACAACGAGTTGATATTTGTGATGCCACACCAGGTCCATGATCAGCCAGTAATGGAGCAAGGCGCCAATTTTTTGAAAATCGGCTTTGATGAAAGCTGTTTATCCCTGTTACCAAAGCAATATCCTTTTCTGATCGATCCGCTAAATAATCAGAAAGTGAATTTTGAACCATCTGCAGCACTAAGGGTGAAAGCCATTTTCGCTATCCTGCTTGATCTGTTAAAATATTGGCATACTGAACCTGATCTGATCCTCGCGCATCTGAACAGCTTGCTTACTGAGATCAATATGGCTTATTTCATGGCTCACCAAAATCCCCCGGACGGTAAACTTTCTAAGTTTATGGCCTTTAAGGCATTCGTAGAACATCACCTGACGAACCATTACAGTATCAGCAGGATCGCCCGGCAATTGGGTGTTAATACCAATGGGTTATATCAGATCGTCAAACACTATTCCGGGCTTTCACCAAAAGAGTTCATCAACAAGCGGCTGATCCTGGAAGCAAGGCGACGTATCAGCTATGCCGAAAGAACATCGATCAAAGAACTGGCTTACGGGTTAGGTTTTAACGATCCGGAATACTTTTCCCGCCTTTTTAAAAAAATCACGGGGCAAACAATTGCCCAATTTTCTAAGGATTTGTCAGGGAACTAATGCTATTTATCCGGCTTGTTTAAAAGGGCAGCTCCGACTTTTGTTCAAGATAAAATTCAAAAAAATGAAAGAACAAAAAGGAGCAATATTGGTAACCGGCGGGACCGGCCTGGTTGGCACGCGCCTGTTGCCACGACTTATCAATGCTGGTTTTGATTGCCGCGCACTGATGCGTGGCAAAAAAGAAGCCCCGGCCGGAACAATGGTTGTGGAAGGCGATCTGTTCGCCCCTGTCTCACTAGCCCAGGCAGCGAAGGGTGTTTCAGCGATCATTCATTTAGCAGCCGTATTCCGGTCACCCGATACAGATCTGATCTGGAAGAGTAACCTGGAGGGAACCCGTAACCTGATAGCCGCAGCGAAAACACATGCACCTGATGCACGTTTCATTTTTGCCAGTACCAGTCATGTCTATAGCGTAAATAATCCGCATCCCGGCCGTGAGGAAGATGAAGTTACCCCCCAGCATGCCTATCCGGCCAGTAAGGTTGCGGCAGAAAATGAACTGCGGGGGAGCGGGCTTAACTGGTCAATTCTCCGGTTCCCATTTGTGTACGGAGATGGCGACGGGCATCTTGAAGCATTACCTCAGCATGTGGCCGCTGCAAAGTTTCACCCCGCCATGAGAATGAGCACCATTCACCACCGCGATATCTACAGCGCTATCAGCATGGCGTTGAATGGCGTTATGGACAGCCGCACTGTGAACATAGCCGATGAAGCCCCTACATCGCTCTACGAGTTATTGCGGCTTACGGGCAACACAATGGAGTCATCGTCAGAACCTTTGGTTAACCCCTGGTATCTCCATTCCGATAGTTCACTTGCCAGAAGCCTGGGCTTTCAACCAGTGATCAGAACCGTTTATCAGGCCGCACAAGAGCATCTGCTCTAATGTCATCGGAAAATGAAAACCGGAAGATGCCGCTCTATTCATGGGGCGGCATCTTCCGGTTGGGGCTGAGGCCATACTTTTTGATAAAGCTCTTTGTAAAATTGCTTTGTGAACCGAATTCTGCTATATATGCGGCGGCGGCCAACCTGGGGAGGTAAAAAATAAATCAGGGGAAAAATTAGAGAATCCTCTGGAAGTGATGCCTGATAGGCATTACGTTAGTAAACAAAGAAAAGTACATGCAAATAAAGAAAGTCCTTACTTGCCAATACAGAAAGTAAAAACATGCGCGGAGCATGAATTCTATTCCACCGCGTAACAAACAGGAAACAGGCTGGGAGAAATCAGGGATAATAAATTCATCGCTCTGTTCTCACGTAACCGGCTTTGACAACCAATCATGTATTTCCTCAATAAAAGAAAGTTCATCATTAGTAACATAATACGTATGTGAATTTTCATTACGTATTCTATTTAACTGCACCAACCATGAAGTTTTTGCATCCTTATTACCTCCTACACCTGGTTTCGCATACATTCCATCAAAAAGTCTCTGCCAGTTCTTTAGGATTATTTCACGATAATTGATCAAATGCAGTTGATCCCAAGGCTCCTTTTCATCCTCATCATCCTCAATTTCCAGATTCTTCTTTGCTGCTATACTGATGGCATCTGAATACACTTTTTCGGGAAGCCCCTTTTTGAACCAAAGCTTACCAAATTCAGCTTCAAGTTTTTCGCGAATCCTGTTTTTTAAAAATTCGCTTTCAATCTCTCTTATTAGCCGAAACGCTGCCTCATTATTCTCCTTCTCCTCTTTCATGAGGTATTCATCCAACCCCTTATATTCAATATCCGGATGATCCGTTCTCATAGCAACTTGTAACGTTCGCCAATACTTTGCATCTCCGGGAGTACCATAGGAGGTTTTGAGCTCAGTCGATTTTTGTTCATCAAGATCTTTAAAGAAATGAATTAATGTATCTAAATATGTTGTTAACTCCTCAAAAATACTTTTGGGCGATCTTAGCTCTTCCAGTCTTCCTTGTTTCTGCAAGTGATTCACTAAATCATTTAACAATAATGTAATGCCATAAAACCCTTTATTGATAACTATGATATTTCCCTCTTGTTCCCATAAGTCTTCCAAACTAGCCTTTATATAACCGAAACATCGAATAAGAAAATCAGACAAGTTTTTATACGTCTTCTCGATATCACCGGTATAAAAAGTACCAAGCGTTTCAATTTCATTTTTCTTTACTTTCCCTAGAAAATCTGATCTATTCAATGCCAAATTGATGTGCTCAGTCGTGATAATTCGTTTATCTTCCCCTATTGAAATCTTTCCAAAAAAGGGAGAAGCCCGATTTTCTCCAAGATTAATAGCAATCTTTGATTTCAGAGCCTTCATTTGCTCAAGATAGCTGTCAGAATCCCAAAGTAAATCTGCGTCTAGTGTGTTTCTAAGATCCTTTGACACTGCCTTTTGGTTTTCGTTTATCTGCATAAACAACCTAACCTGCTCTGACCTGTCAATATTGACTAACGCTACAACTGGAATAGAATTCGTAAACTTATATTGAGAGTTAGCATATCCGTAAAGGCGATGTTGTCCATCAATGATAAATGCGGTTTTATATTTCTTCGGCAAGTACAAAATACCGACTCTTGATATTGCGTTCTCAACTTGAGTATTACTAGGCTGAAAAACTAATCTCTTATTCTTCTCAGTTACTATATTAATAATAATCGAATTGGGGAAATACCCTTTTTTATCTTCTATAAATGAATGAATTTCTTTGAGCCTTCCTTTCTTAATTAGTCGTTGGTATGTTGGCATCATATTCTCGTTCGCTTTATTTCTATGCAACACAAATCCGATCTTCAAAAGCTTATCTGGCTCAATTGAAAAGGAGTAATATGTATGCCCTCCCATTTTCCCTTCAATTGCAGGAATCCTATTGTCCATATCAGGAATCTCTTGCCCTGAGAATAACGTTCCGAGCAACTGATACCTTGCTGCAATCCCAATCTGAGAGTGTAAATCGTAGTAGTAGTCGATAACCTCTTCTGAAAAATGTACACCGTCAATATTCTTCAACCTAGATTCATCAATTTCAGAGAGTCCCAATCTGCTGGTCGCAAGAACATACTTAAACTTTGGTTTCTTTGCAGGAAACAATGCACAAATAGTATTAATTAAACCCTGCTTCTTACTTTTCATTGCTTCTAGTTCCTTCTTGAAGTCACCTATCTTATCTTTGTTTGAGGATCTACATTCAACTATCAAAACGGTTTCATCGTCTTTAGCAAAGACATCGATTTGTTGCGTTAAAGAGGTATTCTTTTTATCGTATGGAAGATGAAAATGCCTGTCTTTATTCATCAGATTAAAGCCTAGCATCGCAAAAAGCGACCAAACCTTATCCTCAAAAGCTATATCAGATGGCTTAGGTTTGTATATTTTGGTCACAGTTTTTAATTCAGCCTTAATATGCCATCCAGCTAAAATTTTCTCCTCTAGTACTGTAGAGTTATTGGGGTGACTTTCATTATAAAAATCCGATCTCCTTAATTTTAACTCCTTCCCAATATCATTCCCCGACAAAAGCCTACTCATTAATTTAATTTGCAACTCTTCAGTCATTATAGAACGGTATTAGTGAAAACAAATTCATTCGTTTGACCTCTTTTTGAATTAACGCCTCCGATTAAACTGGCTCTATTCAGAATTAACTTCTTATCACCTTTTTCAAAAATATTATCAATGGTTGCATGCGCAGCATTAGTGAGAATATAATAGGCGCCTTTTCGCTTTATTATGTCAATCAATTGGCTTAAACGAATTTGATCATCAAGCGAAAAAATTTTTTCATTGTATTTAATAAATCCATTATTGTTATGGGACACAGTGTACGGGGGGTCAAGAAATACTAAATCACAACGTTTTATCTGCTTTGAAATGTTGAAAAAGTCACTCGTTTCAATTGAGGCGTTTTTTAGGGAGCTTTGAACATTTAATAAGTTCTCTCTATCAAGAAAACCTTTTTTCCTAAACCCGTAAGGCACATTATAAACTCCTTTGAGGTTAACCCTATAAATACCATTAAAAGATGTTTGATTTAAGTATATGAATTTGGCTGCTCTTTTTACGGAAGATTTATATTCCCTTTCACGAATCTTATAATAATCCTCTTCTGTATTAGCAAACGTTTCCAAAACACGAATTACAGCACGTGCATCTTTCTTGACTGCTTGATATGTTTCAATGAGGTCGCTGTTTAAATCGGATAAGTATGCATGACCGTTAGGTTGCAAATAAAAATAAGTGGCTGCACCACCTAAAAATGGTTCAAAATAATTATTAAAGCTACTTTCCTTTACTTTTATCAAATGCTTAATAAGCCAAGTTTTCCCTCCGGCCCATCGTAAAAAGGGTTTTGCTAACAAATCGCTACTGGAAGAAATCATATGGTGAAATATAGGTATACGTTAACATTCACGTAATATAAACCGTTTTACAAATTCGCGCAAATTTTTTCTTCAAACGTGCTAGTAATTCAACACGTTATGCGTGGTATTTGCCAGTTATCTTTTACGTCCTAGAAAATAATGGTGAGAATAATTATTATGAAGTAGTTTTAGACGGAGGGAGCAGTTCTCTCCCAAAATGCAAAGCATTCCTTACATAAGCGCTCGTATAACGTTGTATTTGAGTGAATGACTTCAAAAGTTAAGAAAGAAAATTTCTTTACATACCATCGCGCAAAGCCCGGCCCAGGAAAATCGCCGACTTTAACCAATACATTTAATAGGGGTCGCCCTGCCTCAAATTCTTCCTCGCCGATATCAGTGAGTTCTTTTAAATAGGCAGGTTCATACTTCCTTTTTTCACGATTGTATGCATACCCCGCATTACGAGCAAGTTCTTTATAAGTAATGGTCTCCTTCTTTTTGGCACATTCAACCAAACACTCGTACATAAATTGCTTTCTTTCTTGATTTGCCATCTCTTTTTGGGACAAATCTAAGAAGTGGTAGATATATTAGTGGAGCCGTGTGAAAATTGATGAAGATATTATTGTATATTAATATATTATCAATAATAAATAAATACTATTTTATTATCTAATGATAAATGTTACTGTATTTGCGATTGGTGCCTCTAATTCAGAATCGTCATAAGTAAGTTTCTTCACCTTTTCTAGTTTATCATAGGGGGAAGGACGCAAGCGGCAGTGAATAGTGAAATTAACCGCCCTTACTTCTGCGCCTAGAGCACTTATTTGGCAAAGACATTCTTTCAATATCTGCTCTATTTCCTGCTTCTCCGGAATACAAGCATCTTGATCTTTAATCAACATAAACTAAATTCTATAGTGAGTATTAGGATTTCCATCAGTAGGGAATAATGAAGGCGATAACTGGAATAAAGCATGCATCAACTCTGACGCAGATTCATAAAAGAAAAGCATATCAGCTCTTTTAGCTCCGTCCCACGAATCTGCAATATCACTTTCCATAGCTCCGTTCAGGAGTTCCCACAACATGGCCTTAACGGATTCCGGGTTTTCATAGCAATCAATAAACCGCTTTATTGTTTTCAGGTGCTTTTCCATGTCTTTACTCATTAAGGGGGCCGCTTTGCACTGCTATCTTCAAAATACTCACAAGCTCTTGGTTTCTTTCCTCCAGCCGCGCAATTCTCGTTTCATAATCGTTTTTATCCCCAATTCCCTGGCGCTGCAGTATTGAGTTAATAATAAACGTTGTGTTAAATCGAATTAACGCCTCAAACGGTATTTCAAAAACCTCTGCCACCTGTTCAATCCGTTTTGGGGTCAACAATGTCTTTCCGGTTTCCAAATCATGATATGCAGTGTTACTGATTCTCATTTTAGCTGCGACATATGACTGGGTGAAGTTGCTCACGAGCCTGATTGTCCGAATCAGGCTGGCTAACTTCTCGTTGAAGTCTCGGTTCTTTTTCATAGTGAAACATTGAAGTCAAACTCAATGCTAATACATGGGCCCACTATTAGCTGTCAATGTTCATTTTCAGGGGTTTTTGTTTATGAAGGAGGAAAACCGTCTCAAAAGAACAATGCAAACAAAATACAGCATAAACCTCCTGGGTTACCTTAGATGAAAGGCATATGTAACCTTCCTACATGCATTTATAATGAACAACATTTACGGAAAATTATTCCGGGAAATAAAAAAGCCGGGTAGAATTCCTCCCCCGGCGAAAACTAGGTCGATCTTTGATTGTTAAACTTCTTCTTCCTCCGGCCTATCTGTCAGTCGCATTATAAGAGCCGTCACGAATAAAGACAGGCTTATAAATGCAGTGAAATACACTCCGAAGCTCAATTCATGTAAACCTCCCACCACGCTACCGAAAACCGAATTGGCGGCAACCTGACGCAAAAATGTGCGCACATCATTTATGTAGTAGATAAGCACGCACAGATTGATAAATCCGGCAAGCATGGCCCCCCATAGCTTCGCATTCTCATCAAGGGGCATAAGCAAGAGAATGATTGAAATCCCGAAAATCAAGGCACAGATCTTCCCATATAACACACTTATCCCCGATAGTGAATCATTCATAGGTAATGATGCCCATGGCATGAACACGCTTAAAAGTCCCAGATTCGTTACAATTGATAATAAAACAATCTTTTTGTTTGTCATAGAGGTAAAAGTTTTAATGAATATATGAATTATTCCTATACCTGTATAGGAGAATGATTTACAGCATTTCATTTCTTGCATGCCAGATTCTCATGGCTGAAAACAAGAAAAGTGATATTGACCTGTATATCGTAAATAAAGTCCGGGAAATCCGGCTACAGAAGGGTATTACTCAAACCGAGATAGCATATCACCTCAATCTCTCCATTGGTTTCATCGGTCACATCGAAAGCCCGAAGTTCAGGGCAAAATATAACACTCTCCACCTCAACGAATTAGCAAAATTATTCAACTGTTCGCCTCGTGACTTCTGGCCTGAAGCCGCTCTTTAATCGCTTATCGCATGAGAGCCGTGGCATTTTTCTCAATTTCTGCGTTATCCCGGGCAGGATTTCGCTTTAAAAAATCTACTACATCATCTAAATCGAAATAAATCATCTTCCCGAACGGCTGTAAAATCTGATCTTTCCTCCTGATGTCAACTGGTAAGCATAATTTTTACTAATGCCTGCATATTGACAAAATTCTTCCAGTGTAAGCACTTTCTTATTCAGAAGCAATGCCTTTTTAATTTCCCGAAGCTCTTCAAGTATTGTGTTTTCCAATTTTTCATACGTTATATGCGATCTTTTTACGATTTCAGAATTTAATGATTTTATATTCAATGCGCGAACAGCTCGGGAATTCTACCGGCCGCCTCAATCTTCTTTTTATCAATGACCTTTGCATATATCTCTGTAGTCTTCAAATGTTTATGCCCCAGCAGCTTTGATACCGTGTATATATCTGTGTTCATACTTAACTGAAGGGTTGCAAAGGAATGGCGTGCGCAGTGAAAGGTTATTTTCTTCGTGATGCCGGCAGCCATCACCCACTCTCTCAACCGGATATTATGCCATGCGCTGTACATCAATCCTTCAAAAATTAAAGATTCCGGCATACCCCGCTCTCCCGTAAACTTTACCGCCTGATCTGTAATTGGCAATATTTCCGCCCCTTTTGTCTTCTGCTGGATAAACTGTATATGCCACCCCTCTCCTTCACTGAATTTCAGTTGCTGCCATGTTAATGATTTCACATCGGAGAATCGCAAGCCAGTTAAGGCGCTGAACAGAAAAGCGTTCTTCAGGATAGGAATTTCACATTGCGTATTCACTAAAAGCTGCAACTCCTCAAAGGTTAGGTATTGACGATGAGTATCGCCGGCTTTTATCCCTTTTACACGGGCAACCGGATTTTCTTTTAACAGCCTGCTG
This DNA window, taken from Chitinophaga niabensis, encodes the following:
- a CDS encoding MBL fold metallo-hydrolase is translated as MSTSRKEFIRNSFLLAGAAGFNIPLPSELNEKRLSNAEGDRLVLLGTHGGPFIRSYMQTPSANLTVYKNIPFVIDTGYGTTFKLKEASINLSTLKYIFITHLHSDHYLDLGPLLYNAWIAGLAEPINVYAPAGIRPLLNAYWESNRFDIDARIKDEGRPDIRNLVIAHEIAEGIQIAHPDFEISAIKNIHPPIDASYAFKFKLGKKIIVFSGDTAYHPALATFASGADYLIHEVMYGPAVDEMAKRRPNATKLIASIKSHHTSAEDAGRIAKAANVKTLILNHFVPPDDKSLNSQVWIDAVRNTFTGVIIVGKDLQQFNF
- a CDS encoding AraC family transcriptional regulator; this encodes MRNSTSFLYKLRQNDKLPIRIVSPEFGHLSPLEAADYDAPRHTPYYLFLFMLVGRSGHNIDLQQYEAGDNELIFVMPHQVHDQPVMEQGANFLKIGFDESCLSLLPKQYPFLIDPLNNQKVNFEPSAALRVKAIFAILLDLLKYWHTEPDLILAHLNSLLTEINMAYFMAHQNPPDGKLSKFMAFKAFVEHHLTNHYSISRIARQLGVNTNGLYQIVKHYSGLSPKEFINKRLILEARRRISYAERTSIKELAYGLGFNDPEYFSRLFKKITGQTIAQFSKDLSGN
- a CDS encoding NAD-dependent epimerase/dehydratase family protein — protein: MVTGGTGLVGTRLLPRLINAGFDCRALMRGKKEAPAGTMVVEGDLFAPVSLAQAAKGVSAIIHLAAVFRSPDTDLIWKSNLEGTRNLIAAAKTHAPDARFIFASTSHVYSVNNPHPGREEDEVTPQHAYPASKVAAENELRGSGLNWSILRFPFVYGDGDGHLEALPQHVAAAKFHPAMRMSTIHHRDIYSAISMALNGVMDSRTVNIADEAPTSLYELLRLTGNTMESSSEPLVNPWYLHSDSSLARSLGFQPVIRTVYQAAQEHLL
- a CDS encoding DGQHR domain-containing protein, whose protein sequence is MTEELQIKLMSRLLSGNDIGKELKLRRSDFYNESHPNNSTVLEEKILAGWHIKAELKTVTKIYKPKPSDIAFEDKVWSLFAMLGFNLMNKDRHFHLPYDKKNTSLTQQIDVFAKDDETVLIVECRSSNKDKIGDFKKELEAMKSKKQGLINTICALFPAKKPKFKYVLATSRLGLSEIDESRLKNIDGVHFSEEVIDYYYDLHSQIGIAARYQLLGTLFSGQEIPDMDNRIPAIEGKMGGHTYYSFSIEPDKLLKIGFVLHRNKANENMMPTYQRLIKKGRLKEIHSFIEDKKGYFPNSIIINIVTEKNKRLVFQPSNTQVENAISRVGILYLPKKYKTAFIIDGQHRLYGYANSQYKFTNSIPVVALVNIDRSEQVRLFMQINENQKAVSKDLRNTLDADLLWDSDSYLEQMKALKSKIAINLGENRASPFFGKISIGEDKRIITTEHINLALNRSDFLGKVKKNEIETLGTFYTGDIEKTYKNLSDFLIRCFGYIKASLEDLWEQEGNIIVINKGFYGITLLLNDLVNHLQKQGRLEELRSPKSIFEELTTYLDTLIHFFKDLDEQKSTELKTSYGTPGDAKYWRTLQVAMRTDHPDIEYKGLDEYLMKEEKENNEAAFRLIREIESEFLKNRIREKLEAEFGKLWFKKGLPEKVYSDAISIAAKKNLEIEDDEDEKEPWDQLHLINYREIILKNWQRLFDGMYAKPGVGGNKDAKTSWLVQLNRIRNENSHTYYVTNDELSFIEEIHDWLSKPVT
- a CDS encoding DNA adenine methylase; protein product: MISSSSDLLAKPFLRWAGGKTWLIKHLIKVKESSFNNYFEPFLGGAATYFYLQPNGHAYLSDLNSDLIETYQAVKKDARAVIRVLETFANTEEDYYKIREREYKSSVKRAAKFIYLNQTSFNGIYRVNLKGVYNVPYGFRKKGFLDRENLLNVQSSLKNASIETSDFFNISKQIKRCDLVFLDPPYTVSHNNNGFIKYNEKIFSLDDQIRLSQLIDIIKRKGAYYILTNAAHATIDNIFEKGDKKLILNRASLIGGVNSKRGQTNEFVFTNTVL
- a CDS encoding helix-turn-helix domain-containing protein, with the protein product MKKNRDFNEKLASLIRTIRLVSNFTQSYVAAKMRISNTAYHDLETGKTLLTPKRIEQVAEVFEIPFEALIRFNTTFIINSILQRQGIGDKNDYETRIARLEERNQELVSILKIAVQSGPLNE
- a CDS encoding site-specific integrase: MKIYLLKRKSKLSEASEKNGRVRKITLFLAYYYGAERPREYESLNLFLYEKPKNQLQRDHNKETLALAEAIKAKKILAAQSSQHGFVSNVMGKVSFLEYFKQLTEKKHESEGNYGNWLSTYRHLVTFCSGKDLTMNQVDDLFLERFKEYLLTCKARRGNKERALAQNTALSYFNKVRTAIKEAFNSRLLKENPVARVKGIKAGDTHRQYLTFEELQLLVNTQCEIPILKNAFLFSALTGLRFSDVKSLTWQQLKFSEGEGWHIQFIQQKTKGAEILPITDQAVKFTGERGMPESLIFEGLMYSAWHNIRLREWVMAAGITKKITFHCARHSFATLQLSMNTDIYTVSKLLGHKHLKTTEIYAKVIDKKKIEAAGRIPELFAH